Proteins from one uncultured Anaeromusa sp. genomic window:
- a CDS encoding DUF116 domain-containing protein, which yields MMQVMTRPKKRLFLALLLASLVVAALSTYGLWKVSAPGLSSISQHLPLLLGALLLLVLAVGALSVMGVILALLGLPTFGIFKGVAWTVINMLFPLATFLGRLLDVNKERVERSFIEVSNQLIRQKHVKVKPEQLLILTPHCIQLDTCPHKITRDIANCKDCGGCQVGDLLRLSQKYGVHVAIVTGGTLARKVIKTLRPRAVLAIACERDLTSGIQDVFPLPVIGVLNERPYGPCCNTKVQMSAVEQAVLQFIDTNGRKA from the coding sequence ATGATGCAAGTCATGACCAGACCTAAAAAGCGTTTGTTTTTGGCCTTGCTTTTGGCCAGCCTGGTTGTGGCCGCTCTTTCTACCTATGGTTTGTGGAAGGTCAGCGCCCCGGGCCTGTCGTCCATCAGCCAGCATTTACCGCTCCTTTTGGGAGCGCTGCTGTTGTTGGTGCTGGCAGTGGGGGCTTTAAGCGTTATGGGCGTGATTCTGGCTTTACTGGGGCTGCCGACCTTTGGTATTTTCAAAGGCGTAGCTTGGACGGTTATTAACATGCTCTTTCCCTTGGCGACGTTTTTGGGACGCTTGCTGGATGTGAATAAGGAACGGGTGGAACGGTCCTTCATTGAAGTCAGCAATCAATTGATTCGTCAGAAACACGTCAAGGTTAAGCCGGAGCAGCTGTTGATTCTAACTCCTCATTGCATTCAGCTGGATACTTGCCCGCATAAGATTACTCGCGACATTGCCAACTGTAAGGATTGCGGCGGCTGCCAGGTGGGCGATTTGCTGCGGCTTTCTCAGAAATACGGCGTTCATGTAGCCATTGTTACAGGGGGCACCTTGGCGCGCAAAGTAATTAAGACGCTGCGGCCGCGGGCGGTGTTGGCTATTGCTTGTGAACGGGATTTGACCAGTGGCATCCAGGATGTGTTTCCCTTACCGGTTATCGGTGTTTTGAACGAGCGTCCTTATGGACCCTGCTGTAATACCAAGGTGCAAATGTCTGCGGTTGAGCAGGCGGTGCTGCAATTTATTGATACGAATGGAAGAAAGGCCTGA
- the priA gene encoding primosomal protein N' has product METVVADVLVNIAARRVEKPFTYAVPLALREEVQRGCRVLVPFGARLEEGFVWQVRSCPQEEESNWKEINACLDLVPWFDEAALSTAQWLSRYYLCTLAEALRLFVPGKRSVRTERIYCAGEAEPEGFSLEELALWNLFKERSSWTEKGFCQQAGEDGVRILRRWCRQGLAESYWQGRRRTQEKTESLWLAQELSAEEREAALRGLERKKAQAAALQWLWEHPFIQRSQLAQSGISLGVLKALTEAGLVRREERRVYRQDSYLSEGESELEPLNAAQQQAMAAIAEGLDGKESQEFLLFGVTGSGKTRVYLEAVRKVLRSNRQAIVLVPEIGLTGQLVRRFRAVLGEHQVVVWHSRLSEGERLDAWDRIHGGQAGVIIGARSAVFAPAHRLGLVILDEEHDGAYKQEERPRYHARDVARERCRQTGAVLLLGSATPSLETYERASSQEGMLLELPERATAAPLPQVAIVDMRQELKRGNRKILSRQLQAALDAALRQQEQAIILLNRRGYATFVMCRECGHTMECPHCSVSLVYHASAKILRCHYCDYQEHVPDVCPVCSSRYIRFFGSGTQKLEEELRRNWPEARIARMDQDTVGRKHAHEDILTAFRERRYDILLGTQMVAKGHDLPFVTAVGVIAADSSLHLPDFRAAERAFSLITQAAGRAGRREKAGNVVVQTYNPEHYAVAAAQQQDFPRFCQEERSFRKALGYPPFSRLISLTIAVEEELPAQRKAAQVADILKAELPKEAADIMGPCPAPLARIQNLFRMQLFLKCRQPEVVKEVLCRLSIEGDPQITIDVDPLHVL; this is encoded by the coding sequence ATGGAAACAGTTGTGGCGGATGTACTTGTGAATATTGCCGCCAGGCGGGTGGAAAAACCTTTTACCTATGCGGTTCCCCTTGCATTGAGGGAAGAAGTTCAGCGAGGCTGCCGTGTGTTGGTTCCTTTTGGAGCCAGGCTGGAAGAGGGATTTGTGTGGCAGGTGCGCAGCTGTCCGCAGGAAGAAGAAAGCAACTGGAAAGAAATTAACGCTTGTCTGGACCTAGTACCTTGGTTTGATGAAGCGGCCTTGTCCACGGCTCAGTGGCTCAGCCGCTATTATTTATGCACTTTGGCCGAGGCGCTGCGCCTTTTTGTGCCAGGCAAGCGCAGCGTGCGTACGGAACGAATATATTGTGCCGGTGAAGCGGAGCCGGAAGGTTTCTCTTTAGAGGAACTGGCGCTTTGGAATTTGTTTAAGGAGCGAAGCTCCTGGACGGAAAAAGGTTTCTGCCAACAGGCGGGAGAAGATGGCGTTCGCATTTTACGCCGCTGGTGCCGTCAGGGACTGGCGGAAAGCTATTGGCAAGGGCGGCGGCGAACACAGGAGAAAACAGAGTCTCTTTGGCTGGCCCAAGAACTTTCCGCAGAGGAGCGAGAAGCGGCGCTGCGAGGTTTGGAACGCAAGAAAGCCCAAGCGGCGGCCTTGCAATGGCTGTGGGAGCATCCTTTTATTCAACGTTCTCAGCTTGCTCAAAGTGGCATTAGTCTGGGAGTACTGAAGGCATTGACTGAAGCAGGTCTGGTTCGACGTGAGGAACGGCGTGTGTATCGCCAGGACAGCTATTTGAGCGAGGGCGAAAGCGAATTAGAGCCGCTAAATGCGGCGCAGCAGCAGGCGATGGCAGCGATTGCCGAGGGACTAGACGGAAAAGAGAGCCAGGAGTTTTTGCTTTTCGGCGTTACCGGGAGCGGTAAGACGCGGGTGTATTTAGAGGCTGTGCGCAAGGTGCTGCGCAGCAATCGGCAGGCTATTGTTCTAGTGCCGGAAATTGGCTTGACAGGGCAATTAGTGCGGCGGTTTCGCGCGGTTCTTGGGGAACATCAGGTTGTTGTCTGGCACAGCCGTCTTTCCGAAGGGGAGCGTCTGGACGCCTGGGATCGTATTCACGGCGGCCAGGCAGGCGTAATCATCGGCGCCCGTTCGGCTGTTTTTGCGCCGGCGCATCGCTTGGGACTGGTGATTTTGGACGAAGAGCATGACGGCGCTTATAAACAGGAGGAACGACCGAGATACCATGCTCGTGATGTGGCGAGAGAGCGCTGCCGGCAGACCGGGGCGGTCTTGCTTTTGGGCAGTGCAACCCCATCCCTGGAAACATATGAGCGCGCTTCAAGCCAAGAAGGGATGCTGCTGGAATTGCCGGAGCGGGCTACGGCAGCTCCGCTGCCGCAGGTGGCCATTGTGGATATGCGGCAGGAGCTGAAGAGGGGGAACCGAAAAATTCTTTCGCGTCAGCTGCAGGCGGCGTTAGATGCGGCTTTAAGGCAGCAAGAGCAGGCCATTATCCTCTTGAATCGCCGCGGCTACGCCACTTTTGTCATGTGCAGAGAATGCGGCCATACCATGGAATGCCCGCATTGCAGCGTTTCGCTGGTTTATCATGCATCCGCCAAAATACTGCGCTGTCACTATTGCGATTACCAAGAGCATGTACCCGATGTTTGTCCAGTTTGCTCTAGCCGTTACATTCGTTTTTTTGGCAGCGGTACGCAAAAATTAGAAGAAGAATTGCGGCGCAATTGGCCGGAGGCGAGAATTGCCCGTATGGACCAGGATACAGTAGGGCGCAAACATGCGCACGAAGATATTTTAACGGCTTTTCGCGAGCGGCGTTATGATATCTTACTGGGAACGCAAATGGTGGCGAAAGGCCATGATCTGCCTTTTGTAACGGCTGTAGGAGTGATTGCAGCTGACAGCTCCCTTCATTTACCTGATTTTCGGGCTGCAGAGAGGGCGTTTTCCTTGATTACCCAGGCTGCAGGCAGGGCTGGGAGAAGAGAAAAAGCCGGCAATGTAGTGGTGCAGACTTATAATCCGGAGCATTATGCTGTCGCAGCGGCGCAGCAGCAAGATTTTCCGCGCTTTTGTCAGGAAGAACGGTCTTTTCGCAAAGCCTTGGGGTATCCTCCTTTTTCGCGCTTGATTTCCTTGACAATCGCTGTGGAGGAAGAACTGCCGGCACAGCGTAAAGCCGCGCAGGTAGCAGATATTTTAAAAGCGGAGCTGCCTAAAGAGGCTGCAGATATCATGGGGCCCTGCCCGGCGCCATTGGCAAGAATTCAAAATTTATTTCGTATGCAGTTGTTTTTAAAGTGTCGGCAGCCGGAGGTCGTAAAAGAGGTTTTATGTAGATTATCCATTGAAGGGGATCCTCAGATTACGATTGATGTGGATCCGTTGCATGTATTATAG
- the def gene encoding peptide deformylase, with the protein MATLEIRRAGDPVLKKQCQAVEKVTGKIKKLLDDMAETMNAADGVGLAAPQVGVELRIVVIDVGEGLIELINPVLLEKEGCQKGLEGCLSVPGVFGQVERYEKVVVEGLNRSGRKIRVTGSGLLARALQHEMDHLDGVLFVEKADSLQKEGASS; encoded by the coding sequence ATGGCTACTCTAGAAATACGCAGAGCTGGCGATCCTGTTTTGAAAAAACAATGCCAGGCGGTGGAAAAAGTTACCGGAAAAATCAAGAAGCTGCTGGACGATATGGCGGAAACCATGAATGCAGCAGATGGCGTTGGTTTGGCTGCGCCACAGGTGGGCGTAGAATTGCGAATCGTTGTTATTGATGTGGGCGAAGGCTTAATTGAGTTGATTAATCCTGTGCTTTTAGAAAAGGAAGGCTGTCAGAAGGGGCTGGAGGGCTGCTTAAGCGTGCCCGGCGTTTTTGGGCAAGTGGAGCGCTATGAAAAGGTCGTAGTCGAAGGATTGAACCGCTCTGGCCGGAAAATCCGCGTAACTGGCAGCGGCCTTTTGGCGAGAGCGTTGCAGCATGAAATGGACCATTTGGATGGCGTGCTGTTTGTAGAAAAGGCGGATTCGCTGCAAAAAGAGGGGGCTTCGTCATGA
- the rsmB gene encoding 16S rRNA (cytosine(967)-C(5))-methyltransferase RsmB, whose translation MNARAVALKVIQDVTVRGAYANIALAKELAKQRELSGPDRRLVTELVYGTLKAQGTLDWALSHFLNRPLSKLTPVIRDILRMGVYQLLFLDRIPPSAACNEAVELAKRNGHIGVARFVNGVLRSLLRQPEKIAYPDAADDAAGYLSLRHLHPRWLVERWLAQLGFEATEALCRFNNQPPPLSIRTNLQRISREALQARLAEEGVRCEPSLLAPEGLLLLEAPPLTSLASFREGLYQVQDESSMLVAHVVAPQPGETIIDACAAPGGKTTHLAERMQNKGTIWACDVHAHKMDLLQDNADRLGLQVIHPSCLDARDIGKTWPAQADRLLVDAPCSGLGVLRRRADARWRKEISQIEELTILQREILEGAAPALKVGGILVYSTCTVEPAENRQTIEWFLARHPEFELEDAGSLLPVPRQGEPMVQLWPHIDGTDGFFLCRLRKVKDVAV comes from the coding sequence ATGAATGCCAGAGCTGTTGCTTTAAAAGTAATTCAAGACGTTACGGTTCGCGGCGCCTATGCCAATATCGCTTTAGCGAAAGAACTGGCGAAGCAGCGAGAACTGTCCGGACCGGATCGGCGTCTTGTAACAGAACTTGTGTATGGGACCCTGAAAGCCCAGGGAACGTTAGACTGGGCGTTAAGTCATTTTTTGAATCGTCCTCTGAGCAAACTGACCCCGGTCATCCGGGATATTTTGCGTATGGGCGTTTACCAACTTTTGTTTTTAGACCGCATACCTCCCTCTGCCGCTTGTAATGAGGCGGTGGAGCTGGCAAAACGCAACGGCCACATCGGCGTGGCTCGTTTTGTCAATGGCGTGTTGCGGTCTTTGCTGCGGCAGCCGGAAAAAATAGCGTATCCTGACGCTGCGGATGATGCGGCTGGGTACCTGTCTTTGCGGCATCTGCATCCGCGCTGGCTGGTGGAACGCTGGTTGGCGCAACTGGGCTTTGAAGCCACAGAAGCGCTTTGCCGTTTTAATAACCAGCCGCCGCCGCTCTCAATACGAACCAATCTGCAACGCATCAGCCGCGAGGCGCTGCAAGCTCGTCTGGCGGAGGAAGGAGTACGCTGCGAACCATCCTTGCTAGCGCCGGAAGGACTGTTGCTGCTAGAGGCGCCGCCTTTAACGTCGCTGGCTTCTTTTCGGGAAGGGCTATACCAAGTGCAGGATGAAAGCTCCATGCTGGTAGCGCACGTAGTGGCGCCGCAGCCGGGAGAGACCATTATTGACGCTTGTGCCGCGCCAGGCGGGAAAACGACGCATTTAGCGGAGCGTATGCAAAATAAAGGAACGATTTGGGCCTGCGATGTTCACGCTCATAAAATGGATTTGCTGCAAGACAATGCCGATCGGTTGGGGTTGCAGGTTATTCATCCTAGCTGTCTGGATGCGCGGGATATTGGCAAGACTTGGCCAGCTCAAGCGGATCGGCTGTTAGTGGACGCCCCTTGTTCGGGGCTCGGCGTGCTGCGCCGACGGGCGGACGCTCGCTGGCGCAAGGAGATTAGCCAAATTGAGGAATTGACGATATTGCAGCGTGAGATTCTCGAAGGTGCGGCTCCTGCCCTAAAGGTAGGCGGTATCTTGGTTTACAGTACCTGCACGGTGGAACCGGCGGAAAACCGCCAAACTATAGAATGGTTTTTGGCGCGGCATCCGGAGTTTGAACTGGAAGACGCAGGTTCGTTGTTGCCTGTGCCGCGGCAGGGAGAACCAATGGTGCAGCTTTGGCCGCATATCGACGGCACGGATGGCTTCTTTCTTTGCCGGCTGCGCAAGGTAAAGGATGTGGCGGTATGA
- the fmt gene encoding methionyl-tRNA formyltransferase, with protein sequence MKSLRVVFMGTPDFAAPCLEALLAAGHEVAAVITQPDRPRGRGRKLSFSPVKACAVEHGLEVLQPEKIKTPEFEQVLQELAPDVMVVVAFGQILSPAILAIPPLGCVNVHASLLPYYRGAAPIHWAVMQGEEKTGVTTMYMDEGLDTGDMILKKEIAISKDASTGEIHDQLMQEGAVLLQETLALIADGKAPRTKQDHAVSTYAPLLKADIEQLDWTRSAQELHNRIRGLSPWPGAYCRYAGGRLKVWKSRVCEEAAAVGATPGRIARLSVEGFVVETGDGLLELLEVQPENKRRMKASECACGYSLQPGDRLV encoded by the coding sequence ATGAAGTCTCTTCGTGTTGTTTTTATGGGAACCCCGGATTTCGCGGCGCCTTGCTTAGAAGCGCTGCTGGCGGCAGGACACGAAGTGGCGGCGGTCATCACGCAGCCGGACCGGCCTCGGGGACGCGGACGCAAGTTGTCTTTTTCACCGGTAAAAGCCTGCGCAGTTGAACACGGCCTGGAAGTATTGCAGCCGGAAAAAATCAAAACGCCGGAATTTGAGCAAGTGCTGCAGGAGCTAGCTCCAGATGTGATGGTAGTTGTGGCCTTTGGGCAGATTCTTTCTCCTGCCATTTTGGCAATTCCGCCTCTTGGCTGTGTTAATGTGCATGCTTCGCTGCTGCCGTATTATCGGGGAGCGGCGCCGATTCACTGGGCGGTCATGCAAGGAGAAGAGAAGACCGGCGTGACCACCATGTATATGGATGAAGGTCTGGATACAGGTGATATGATTCTCAAAAAAGAGATTGCTATTTCCAAAGATGCTTCTACCGGAGAGATTCATGATCAGTTGATGCAAGAAGGGGCCGTTTTGCTGCAAGAAACGCTGGCTTTGATAGCGGACGGCAAGGCGCCTCGTACCAAGCAGGATCATGCAGTATCAACGTATGCGCCGCTTTTAAAGGCCGACATAGAGCAATTAGACTGGACTCGTTCGGCGCAGGAACTGCATAATCGCATTCGGGGGCTATCGCCCTGGCCGGGAGCTTATTGCCGGTATGCAGGGGGACGGCTGAAAGTATGGAAAAGCCGCGTTTGCGAAGAAGCTGCTGCCGTGGGAGCAACTCCTGGACGTATCGCCCGTTTGTCTGTAGAAGGATTTGTTGTAGAAACAGGCGATGGTTTATTGGAATTGTTGGAAGTGCAGCCGGAGAATAAACGTCGCATGAAAGCTTCGGAATGCGCCTGCGGTTATTCCCTGCAGCCTGGAGACAGGCTGGTATAA